The following coding sequences lie in one Corticium candelabrum chromosome 10, ooCorCand1.1, whole genome shotgun sequence genomic window:
- the LOC134185479 gene encoding prolyl 4-hydroxylase subunit alpha-1-like isoform X2 — translation MGLLLVVLVSSAVFSASGELFSAIAHMENLVAAEQDLAQSLDRYLDAEQARLERVKAIARFVTNISKEANVNVDRYLGHPVNAYRLLRRFMSDWSTVENLVVRPATSEDFASLLSYYKPTFPNQDDLSGAATALMRLQNTYRIVPSEMVDGKIPGDQKEKLSSTDCYYLGTVAYEDEKYKHARDWMDETLKRLEIEDASDLNVVNIYDYLAYSEYKLGNVKRATRLTRKMISLEPGHLRAQANLAHYQRMLADERLKSGEEPTGDDVMATEEEEERQPTFDEEKDEDYRLDLDPRSWPWEVERRRYEKLCREPLPIDRWRAKHFKCFYSTGGRNPQLVLRPIAVEVAYIKPTVLVYRGVLSDVEMDRLKELASPMLDRATAYNTAQGRYTAADYRISKSAWLGQEHDNTGIVERINTRIEALTGLDMSTAEQLQVVNYGIGGHYEPHYDYARKGEDAFSDLDIGNRIATFLFYLSDVEAGGATVFPGAGARIIPSKGDATFWYNLMPSGTGDLLTRHAGCPVLSGFKWVCNKWIHERGQEFRRGCKINENMDWDIHVPET, via the exons ATgggattgctgttggttgTTCTTGTTTCTTCTGCCGTGTTTTCTGCTAGCGGAGAGCTGTTCAGTGCAATTGCACACATGGAGAATTTGGTCGCAGCCGAGCAGGACCTCGCACAGTCACTCGATCGCTACCTCGATGCTGAACAAGCGAGGCTGGAGAGAGTCAAAGCCATTGCGCGTTTCGTAACGAACATAAGCAAGGAAGCAAACGTTAATGTCGACCGATATCTGGGCCATCCGGTCAATGCGTATCGTCTACTTCGCCGCTTCATGTCCGACTGGAGCACAGTCGAGAATCTCGTCGTGAGGCCGGCAACCTCAGAAG ATTTTGCGTCACTGTTGTCTTATTACAAGCCTACCTTTCCAAATCAAGACGATCTCTCAGGAGCAGCTACTGCTCTCATGCGTTTACAAAACACCTACAGAATAGTACCCAGTGAAATGGTAGATGGCAAAATACCAGGAGACCAAAAGGAAAAACTGTCTTCTACGGACTGTTATTATCTCG GCACAGTAGCTTATGAAGATGAAAAGTACAAACATGCCAGAGATTGGATGGATGAAACTCTGAAAAGACTGGAAATCGAAGACGCTAGTGATCTGAATGTGGTCAATATCTATGACTATCTGGCTTATTCTGAGTACAAG TTGGGTAATGTGAAGAGAGCTACTCGTCTGACCAGGAAAATGATTTCATTGGAACCGGGCCATTTGCGTGCACAAGCAAATCTTGCCCATTACCAACGAATGCTGGCAGACGAAAGACTCAAGAGTGGTGAAGAACCCACAGGCGATGATGTAATGgcaacagaagaagaagaagaaagacagCCAACGTTTGATGAAGAGAAAGACGAGGATTACAGGCTTGATTTGGATCCAAGATCTTGGCCTTGGGAGGTAGAACGTCGTAGATATGAGAAACTGTGTCGAGAGCCACTTCCAATAGATAGGTGGCGGGCAAAGCATTTCAAATGTTTTTATTCGACTGGTGGACGAAATCCTCAACTTGTTCTCAGACCAATTGCTGTCGAAGTTGCCTATATCAAACCAACTGTTCTGGTGTATCGCGGTGTTCTTTCGGATGTTGAAATGGATCGTCTAAAGGAACTGGCCAGCCCTATG CTGGATCGTGCCACTGCGTATAATACTGCTCAGGGCCGATACACTGCTGCAGATTATCGCATAAGCAAAAG TGCGTGGCTTGGTCAAGAACACGATAACACTGGGATAGTTGAAAGAATTAATACTCGTATTGAAGCTTTGACTGGTCTTGATATGAGTACAGCAGAGCAACTGCAG GTAGTAAACTATGGAATTGGTGGACATTATGAACCACACTACGACTACGCTCGG AAAGGAGAAGATGCGTTCTCAGACTTGGATATAGGAAACAGGATAGCCACATTTCTCTTTTAT CTAAGTGATGTTGAGGCAGGAGGGGCTACTGTTTTTCCTGGTGCTGGTGCAAGAATAATACCATCAAAG GGTGATGCCACCTTCTGGTATAACTTAATGCCCTCGGGAACCGGAGATTTATTAACTAGGCATGCGGGCTGTCCTGTACTATCTGGATTCAAATGGG TTTGCAACAAGTGGATTCATGAACGAGGTCAGGAATTCAGAAGGGGCTGTAAAATTAATGAGAATATGGACTGGGATATTCATGTCCCTGAAACCTAA
- the LOC134185477 gene encoding tetratricopeptide repeat protein 39B-like isoform X2, which produces MDSLGSNSRDAVSSREGVLSDERMPDKRALEDAACAISFCLDNKFNEAEELLKPWRRKKHGWLKTVANAFTGRKLEEYTSEELHSELVHAECLLLRALLSFIQDENLVSFIKGGLKIRSCFQSYKSFWSMINSGRTTGANDDPEFISGTQMGLGAFNLMVSLLPGRILKILEFIGFSGNRSFGMDQLLTASVTDTLRAPLCSIGILNFDLLITHILGIGDGDIERCETILDRCLRDHPKGAIFLFLSGRAKFLRGFVDEATSLYNESVDAQSQWTQLHHLCYWELIWSHSVKGDWENAAHFSDLTYQKSRWSKTTCLYQKAAFLSMLRDPGEPVDDLVIEMMREVPKHKQRIAGKSIPVEKFAIHKAEKCLAQGNRLMLPGLEILYVWNGFTVLAQCPGLLESVLCKLDAALQYLRSDSSSRTGYLDDLCLVQLLRGICLRDQVKFSDAEECLLDVIKRHKQLTFDPYLAPFAEMELGMLYVKMQQPDKARKQLISARSNYTNFLLESRLHFRVHSALAQLDESEPDRSH; this is translated from the exons ATGGACTCGTTGGGTTCGAAT TCTCGTGATGCCGTCTCGTCACGCGAGGGTGTACTTTCTGATGAAAGGATGCCAGATAAACGAGCTCTAGAAGATGCTGCATGTGCCATCTCTTTCTGTCTTGACAATAAATTTAACGAAGCAGAAGAGCTACTAAAGCCATG GAGGCGAAAGAAACATGGATGGTTAAAGACAGTAGCCAATGCTTTCACAGGACGAAAACTGGAAGAGTACACATCAG aagagTTGCATAGTGAGTTGGTTCATGCCGAGTGTCTTCTACTAAGGGCTCTCTTAAGTTTCATTCAGGATGAGAATCTTGTGAGTTTCATCAAGGGTGGACTCAAGATTCGAAGTTGCTTTCAATCTTACAA GTCATTTTGGTCTATGATTAATTCAGGAAGAACTACAGGAGCTAATGATGATCCAGAGTTCATATCTGGTACACAAATGGGACTCGGTGCATTCAATTTG ATGGTGTCGTTACTACCAGGAAGGATTCTCAAGATCCTGGAATTTATTGGGTTTTCTGGAAATCGG AGTTTTGGTATGGATCAGCTGCTAACTGCATCTGTGACTGACACTTTACGAGCTCCACTCTGTTCAATTGGCATATTGAATTTTGATCTACTTATAACACATATTTTAG GTATTGGTGATGGTGATATAGAAAGATGTGAAACTATTTTAGATAGATGTCTACGTGATCATCCAAAA GGAGCtattttcttgtttctgtctgGGCGAGCCAAATTTCTACGTGGCTTTGTTGATGAG GCAACATCACTATATAATGAGTCAGTAGATGCTCAGTCACAGTGGACCCAACTGCATCATCTCTGTTATTGGGAACTGATTTGGTCACACAG TGTAAAGGGAGACTGGGAGAATGCAGCACATTTCTCAGACCTTACCTACCAGAAGAGTCGGTGGTCAAAA ACTACGTGTTTATATCAAAAAGCTGCATTTCTCTCCATGTTGAGGGACCCTGGAGAGCCTGTTGATGATTTGGTTATCGAAATGATGAGAGAAGTaccaaaacacaaacagaggATTGCAGGAAAGTCGATTCCTGTGGAGAAGTTTGCAATACATAAAGCAGAAAAATGTCTTGCACAAGGCAACAGACTAATGTTGCCAGGTCTG GAGATACTTTATGTTTGGAATGGATTTACTGTATTGGCACAGTGTCCAGGTCTGCTTGAGTCTGTTCTGTGCAAACTCGATGCAGCATTGCAATACTTACGGAGTGACTCAT CTTCACGGACTGGCTACCTAGATGATCTCTGCCTTGTTCAACTGCTACGAGGCATCTGCTTGCGAGATCAAGTGAAATTCTCTGATGCAGAGGAGTGTCTCCTAGATGTCATCAAGAG ACACAAACAGCTAACATTTGACCCATACTTAGCTCCATTTGCAGAGATGGAGCTTGGTATGTTGTACGTAAAGATGCAACAACCTGACAAAGCAAGAAAACAGCTCATATCTGCAAG GTCGAATTACACTAACTTCTTGCTAGAAAGCCGACTTCATTTTCGAGTACATTCAGCACTTGCTCAACTGGATGAAAGTGAACCAGACAGATCACACTAA
- the LOC134185477 gene encoding tetratricopeptide repeat protein 39B-like isoform X1, giving the protein MDSLGSNSRDAVSSREGVLSDERMPDKRALEDAACAISFCLDNKFNEAEELLKPWSHISMYHALGYSTLMFLQAIMTFEEEAIATAIVSIKNAMKITERRRKKHGWLKTVANAFTGRKLEEYTSEELHSELVHAECLLLRALLSFIQDENLVSFIKGGLKIRSCFQSYKSFWSMINSGRTTGANDDPEFISGTQMGLGAFNLMVSLLPGRILKILEFIGFSGNRSFGMDQLLTASVTDTLRAPLCSIGILNFDLLITHILGIGDGDIERCETILDRCLRDHPKGAIFLFLSGRAKFLRGFVDEATSLYNESVDAQSQWTQLHHLCYWELIWSHSVKGDWENAAHFSDLTYQKSRWSKTTCLYQKAAFLSMLRDPGEPVDDLVIEMMREVPKHKQRIAGKSIPVEKFAIHKAEKCLAQGNRLMLPGLEILYVWNGFTVLAQCPGLLESVLCKLDAALQYLRSDSSSRTGYLDDLCLVQLLRGICLRDQVKFSDAEECLLDVIKRHKQLTFDPYLAPFAEMELGMLYVKMQQPDKARKQLISARSNYTNFLLESRLHFRVHSALAQLDESEPDRSH; this is encoded by the exons ATGGACTCGTTGGGTTCGAAT TCTCGTGATGCCGTCTCGTCACGCGAGGGTGTACTTTCTGATGAAAGGATGCCAGATAAACGAGCTCTAGAAGATGCTGCATGTGCCATCTCTTTCTGTCTTGACAATAAATTTAACGAAGCAGAAGAGCTACTAAAGCCATG GTCTCACATAAGTATGTACCATGCTTTGGGGTATAGTACTCTAATGTTTCTGCAAGCTATTATGACATTTGAGGAA GAAGCAATTGCTACTGCTATTGTCAGTATAAAGAATGCGATGAAAATTACAGAAAG GAGGCGAAAGAAACATGGATGGTTAAAGACAGTAGCCAATGCTTTCACAGGACGAAAACTGGAAGAGTACACATCAG aagagTTGCATAGTGAGTTGGTTCATGCCGAGTGTCTTCTACTAAGGGCTCTCTTAAGTTTCATTCAGGATGAGAATCTTGTGAGTTTCATCAAGGGTGGACTCAAGATTCGAAGTTGCTTTCAATCTTACAA GTCATTTTGGTCTATGATTAATTCAGGAAGAACTACAGGAGCTAATGATGATCCAGAGTTCATATCTGGTACACAAATGGGACTCGGTGCATTCAATTTG ATGGTGTCGTTACTACCAGGAAGGATTCTCAAGATCCTGGAATTTATTGGGTTTTCTGGAAATCGG AGTTTTGGTATGGATCAGCTGCTAACTGCATCTGTGACTGACACTTTACGAGCTCCACTCTGTTCAATTGGCATATTGAATTTTGATCTACTTATAACACATATTTTAG GTATTGGTGATGGTGATATAGAAAGATGTGAAACTATTTTAGATAGATGTCTACGTGATCATCCAAAA GGAGCtattttcttgtttctgtctgGGCGAGCCAAATTTCTACGTGGCTTTGTTGATGAG GCAACATCACTATATAATGAGTCAGTAGATGCTCAGTCACAGTGGACCCAACTGCATCATCTCTGTTATTGGGAACTGATTTGGTCACACAG TGTAAAGGGAGACTGGGAGAATGCAGCACATTTCTCAGACCTTACCTACCAGAAGAGTCGGTGGTCAAAA ACTACGTGTTTATATCAAAAAGCTGCATTTCTCTCCATGTTGAGGGACCCTGGAGAGCCTGTTGATGATTTGGTTATCGAAATGATGAGAGAAGTaccaaaacacaaacagaggATTGCAGGAAAGTCGATTCCTGTGGAGAAGTTTGCAATACATAAAGCAGAAAAATGTCTTGCACAAGGCAACAGACTAATGTTGCCAGGTCTG GAGATACTTTATGTTTGGAATGGATTTACTGTATTGGCACAGTGTCCAGGTCTGCTTGAGTCTGTTCTGTGCAAACTCGATGCAGCATTGCAATACTTACGGAGTGACTCAT CTTCACGGACTGGCTACCTAGATGATCTCTGCCTTGTTCAACTGCTACGAGGCATCTGCTTGCGAGATCAAGTGAAATTCTCTGATGCAGAGGAGTGTCTCCTAGATGTCATCAAGAG ACACAAACAGCTAACATTTGACCCATACTTAGCTCCATTTGCAGAGATGGAGCTTGGTATGTTGTACGTAAAGATGCAACAACCTGACAAAGCAAGAAAACAGCTCATATCTGCAAG GTCGAATTACACTAACTTCTTGCTAGAAAGCCGACTTCATTTTCGAGTACATTCAGCACTTGCTCAACTGGATGAAAGTGAACCAGACAGATCACACTAA
- the LOC134185479 gene encoding prolyl 4-hydroxylase subunit alpha-1-like isoform X1, producing MGLLLVVLVSSAVFSASGELFSAIAHMENLVAAEQDLAQSLDRYLDAEQARLERVKAIARFVTNISKEANVNVDRYLGHPVNAYRLLRRFMSDWSTVENLVVRPATSEDFASLLSYYKPTFPNQDDLSGAATALMRLQNTYRIVPSEMVDGKIPGDQKEKLSSTDCYYLGTVAYEDEKYKHARDWMDETLKRLEIEDASDLNVVNIYDYLAYSEYKLGNVKRATRLTRKMISLEPGHLRAQANLAHYQRMLADERLKSGEEPTGDDVMATEEEEERQPTFDEEKDEDYRLDLDPRSWPWEVERRRYEKLCREPLPIDRWRAKHFKCFYSTGGRNPQLVLRPIAVEVAYIKPTVLVYRGVLSDVEMDRLKELASPMLMRATIIPKENAGPPAPGKFRISKSAWLGQEHDNTGIVERINTRIEALTGLDMSTAEQLQVVNYGIGGHYEPHYDYARKGEDAFSDLDIGNRIATFLFYLSDVEAGGATVFPGAGARIIPSKGDATFWYNLMPSGTGDLLTRHAGCPVLSGFKWVCNKWIHERGQEFRRGCKINENMDWDIHVPET from the exons ATgggattgctgttggttgTTCTTGTTTCTTCTGCCGTGTTTTCTGCTAGCGGAGAGCTGTTCAGTGCAATTGCACACATGGAGAATTTGGTCGCAGCCGAGCAGGACCTCGCACAGTCACTCGATCGCTACCTCGATGCTGAACAAGCGAGGCTGGAGAGAGTCAAAGCCATTGCGCGTTTCGTAACGAACATAAGCAAGGAAGCAAACGTTAATGTCGACCGATATCTGGGCCATCCGGTCAATGCGTATCGTCTACTTCGCCGCTTCATGTCCGACTGGAGCACAGTCGAGAATCTCGTCGTGAGGCCGGCAACCTCAGAAG ATTTTGCGTCACTGTTGTCTTATTACAAGCCTACCTTTCCAAATCAAGACGATCTCTCAGGAGCAGCTACTGCTCTCATGCGTTTACAAAACACCTACAGAATAGTACCCAGTGAAATGGTAGATGGCAAAATACCAGGAGACCAAAAGGAAAAACTGTCTTCTACGGACTGTTATTATCTCG GCACAGTAGCTTATGAAGATGAAAAGTACAAACATGCCAGAGATTGGATGGATGAAACTCTGAAAAGACTGGAAATCGAAGACGCTAGTGATCTGAATGTGGTCAATATCTATGACTATCTGGCTTATTCTGAGTACAAG TTGGGTAATGTGAAGAGAGCTACTCGTCTGACCAGGAAAATGATTTCATTGGAACCGGGCCATTTGCGTGCACAAGCAAATCTTGCCCATTACCAACGAATGCTGGCAGACGAAAGACTCAAGAGTGGTGAAGAACCCACAGGCGATGATGTAATGgcaacagaagaagaagaagaaagacagCCAACGTTTGATGAAGAGAAAGACGAGGATTACAGGCTTGATTTGGATCCAAGATCTTGGCCTTGGGAGGTAGAACGTCGTAGATATGAGAAACTGTGTCGAGAGCCACTTCCAATAGATAGGTGGCGGGCAAAGCATTTCAAATGTTTTTATTCGACTGGTGGACGAAATCCTCAACTTGTTCTCAGACCAATTGCTGTCGAAGTTGCCTATATCAAACCAACTGTTCTGGTGTATCGCGGTGTTCTTTCGGATGTTGAAATGGATCGTCTAAAGGAACTGGCCAGCCCTATG TTGATGCGAGCTACCATAATCCCTAAAGAGAATGCTGGTCCTCCTGCTCCGGGTAAATTCCGGATAAGCAAAAG TGCGTGGCTTGGTCAAGAACACGATAACACTGGGATAGTTGAAAGAATTAATACTCGTATTGAAGCTTTGACTGGTCTTGATATGAGTACAGCAGAGCAACTGCAG GTAGTAAACTATGGAATTGGTGGACATTATGAACCACACTACGACTACGCTCGG AAAGGAGAAGATGCGTTCTCAGACTTGGATATAGGAAACAGGATAGCCACATTTCTCTTTTAT CTAAGTGATGTTGAGGCAGGAGGGGCTACTGTTTTTCCTGGTGCTGGTGCAAGAATAATACCATCAAAG GGTGATGCCACCTTCTGGTATAACTTAATGCCCTCGGGAACCGGAGATTTATTAACTAGGCATGCGGGCTGTCCTGTACTATCTGGATTCAAATGGG TTTGCAACAAGTGGATTCATGAACGAGGTCAGGAATTCAGAAGGGGCTGTAAAATTAATGAGAATATGGACTGGGATATTCATGTCCCTGAAACCTAA
- the LOC134185477 gene encoding tetratricopeptide repeat protein 39B-like isoform X3: protein MEAIATAIVSIKNAMKITERRRKKHGWLKTVANAFTGRKLEEYTSEELHSELVHAECLLLRALLSFIQDENLVSFIKGGLKIRSCFQSYKSFWSMINSGRTTGANDDPEFISGTQMGLGAFNLMVSLLPGRILKILEFIGFSGNRSFGMDQLLTASVTDTLRAPLCSIGILNFDLLITHILGIGDGDIERCETILDRCLRDHPKGAIFLFLSGRAKFLRGFVDEATSLYNESVDAQSQWTQLHHLCYWELIWSHSVKGDWENAAHFSDLTYQKSRWSKTTCLYQKAAFLSMLRDPGEPVDDLVIEMMREVPKHKQRIAGKSIPVEKFAIHKAEKCLAQGNRLMLPGLEILYVWNGFTVLAQCPGLLESVLCKLDAALQYLRSDSSSRTGYLDDLCLVQLLRGICLRDQVKFSDAEECLLDVIKRHKQLTFDPYLAPFAEMELGMLYVKMQQPDKARKQLISARSNYTNFLLESRLHFRVHSALAQLDESEPDRSH from the exons ATG GAAGCAATTGCTACTGCTATTGTCAGTATAAAGAATGCGATGAAAATTACAGAAAG GAGGCGAAAGAAACATGGATGGTTAAAGACAGTAGCCAATGCTTTCACAGGACGAAAACTGGAAGAGTACACATCAG aagagTTGCATAGTGAGTTGGTTCATGCCGAGTGTCTTCTACTAAGGGCTCTCTTAAGTTTCATTCAGGATGAGAATCTTGTGAGTTTCATCAAGGGTGGACTCAAGATTCGAAGTTGCTTTCAATCTTACAA GTCATTTTGGTCTATGATTAATTCAGGAAGAACTACAGGAGCTAATGATGATCCAGAGTTCATATCTGGTACACAAATGGGACTCGGTGCATTCAATTTG ATGGTGTCGTTACTACCAGGAAGGATTCTCAAGATCCTGGAATTTATTGGGTTTTCTGGAAATCGG AGTTTTGGTATGGATCAGCTGCTAACTGCATCTGTGACTGACACTTTACGAGCTCCACTCTGTTCAATTGGCATATTGAATTTTGATCTACTTATAACACATATTTTAG GTATTGGTGATGGTGATATAGAAAGATGTGAAACTATTTTAGATAGATGTCTACGTGATCATCCAAAA GGAGCtattttcttgtttctgtctgGGCGAGCCAAATTTCTACGTGGCTTTGTTGATGAG GCAACATCACTATATAATGAGTCAGTAGATGCTCAGTCACAGTGGACCCAACTGCATCATCTCTGTTATTGGGAACTGATTTGGTCACACAG TGTAAAGGGAGACTGGGAGAATGCAGCACATTTCTCAGACCTTACCTACCAGAAGAGTCGGTGGTCAAAA ACTACGTGTTTATATCAAAAAGCTGCATTTCTCTCCATGTTGAGGGACCCTGGAGAGCCTGTTGATGATTTGGTTATCGAAATGATGAGAGAAGTaccaaaacacaaacagaggATTGCAGGAAAGTCGATTCCTGTGGAGAAGTTTGCAATACATAAAGCAGAAAAATGTCTTGCACAAGGCAACAGACTAATGTTGCCAGGTCTG GAGATACTTTATGTTTGGAATGGATTTACTGTATTGGCACAGTGTCCAGGTCTGCTTGAGTCTGTTCTGTGCAAACTCGATGCAGCATTGCAATACTTACGGAGTGACTCAT CTTCACGGACTGGCTACCTAGATGATCTCTGCCTTGTTCAACTGCTACGAGGCATCTGCTTGCGAGATCAAGTGAAATTCTCTGATGCAGAGGAGTGTCTCCTAGATGTCATCAAGAG ACACAAACAGCTAACATTTGACCCATACTTAGCTCCATTTGCAGAGATGGAGCTTGGTATGTTGTACGTAAAGATGCAACAACCTGACAAAGCAAGAAAACAGCTCATATCTGCAAG GTCGAATTACACTAACTTCTTGCTAGAAAGCCGACTTCATTTTCGAGTACATTCAGCACTTGCTCAACTGGATGAAAGTGAACCAGACAGATCACACTAA